One window of Elaeis guineensis isolate ETL-2024a chromosome 11, EG11, whole genome shotgun sequence genomic DNA carries:
- the LOC105054129 gene encoding protein IQ-DOMAIN 22, producing MGRAARWFRGLFGGKKADSGGEPRAEKKRWGFVKSFREKGHHQQQRGGGTPPPRAEAAAPVLEERKGSYREVAPPYAATAPAEGVDVDEDEQNKRAIAVAAATAAVAEAAVAAAQAAAAVVRLTSSGRSVAGFAAGAGKQEQWAAVKIQAAFRGYLARRALKALKGLVKLQALVRGNIVRKQAAETLRCMQALVRVQARTRACRVLRLEMCRSGRGSRTHAGPPTPEKYEQDVRPSGSRSDRSCTLKRNSSKPASIDAVDSERAHSSGWNWLDRWMEERYWDSREAAAKPGPAVDDDKSAKILEVDPGKPQFNPKRRGNNLQSSCSTLASDQNSRSFAAVPDSPSKDSTTAQLSIPSPSSVDMQQSLSPLRFHLAEPGDFGESPQFYSATSRPGSSRRGSFTPSKSECSRSLFSGYLDYPNYMANTESSRAKVRSHSAPKQRPEFEKSGSIKRLSGQGFGQHHSGTSAQRSSSLHAKFTNKAYPGSGRLDRLGMPIRM from the exons ATGGGGAGGGCGGCGCGCTGGTTCCGGGGACTTTTTGGCGGCAAGAAAGCGGATTCCGGCGGAGAACCCCGGGCGGAGAAGAAGAGATGGGGCTTCGTCAAGTCGTTCCGGGAGAAGGGCCACCACCAGCAGCAGCGGGGGGGAGGGACACCGCCTCCGCGAGCGGAGGCGGCAGCGCCGGTTCTGGAGGAGCGGAAGGGGTCATATAGGGAGGTGGCGCCGCCGTACGCGGCGACCGCGCCGGCGGAGGGGGTGGATGTGGATGAGGACGAGCAGAACAAGCGGGCGATCGCGGTCGCCGCAGCGACCGCGGCGGTGGCGGAAGCAGCCGTGGCGGCCGCCCAGGCGGCGGCCGCGGTGGTGCGTCTGACGAGCAGCGGGCGGAGCGTCGCCGGATTCGCCGCCGGCGCCGGGAAGCAGGAGCAGTGGGCGGCGGTTAAGATCCAGGCCGCATTCCGGGGTTATCTG GCGAGGAGGGCGTTGAAGGCGCTGAAGGGGTTGGTGAAGCTGCAGGCATTGGTCAGGGGCAACATTGTGAGGAAGCAGGCGGCCGAGACGCTGCGATGCATGCAGGCGTTGGTGAGAGTCCAGGCCCGGACCCGGGCGTGCCGAGTCCTCCGGTTGGAGATGTGCAGGTCTGGCAGAGGCTCCCGCACTCATGCT GGCCCTCCAACACCAGAGAAATATGAACAAGATGTTCGACCAAGTGGTTCAAGATCCGATAGGTCTTGCACTCTCAAG AGGAATTCTTCAAAGCCAGCCAGTATTGATGCTGTAGATTCAGAAAGAGCACACTCTTCTGGATGGAACTGGTTGGATCGGTGGATGGAGGAGCGTTACTGGGACAGCCGAGAAGCTGCTGCAAAACCTGGGCCTGCAGTGGATGATGACAAGAGTGCTAAAATCTTGGAGGTAGACCCGGGAAAGCCACAATTTAACCCCAAGAGGAGGGGCAACAATCTCCAGTCCTCATGCTCGACCCTGGCCTCTGATCAGAATAGCCGCAGCTTTGCCGCTGTGCCTGATTCACCATCAAAGGACTCCACAACTGCTCAACTATCCATTCCCAGTCCATCCTCTGTCGACATGCAGCAATCTCTCAGCCCCCTGAGGTTCCACCTCGCCGAACCCGGGGATTTCGGCGAAAGCCCGCAGTTTTACTCAGCAACATCTCGGCCTGGAAGCTCGAGGAGGGGGTCCTTCACTCCTTCGAAGAGCGAGTGCTCTCGCAGCTTATTTAGCGGGTACTTGGATTACCCGAACTACATGGCAAACACGGAGTCATCAAGGGCAAAAGTGCGGTCTCACAGCGCACCGAAGCAGAGGCCCGAGTTTGAGAAGTCGGGCTCGATCAAGAGGCTCTCGGGTCAGGGTTTCGGGCAGCACCATTCCGGGACATCAGCCCAGAGGTCATCTTCTCTGCATGCAAAGTTCACCAACAAGGCCTACCCAGGCTCCGGCCGGCTGGATAGACTAGGGATGCCCATTAGAATGTGA